A stretch of DNA from Telopea speciosissima isolate NSW1024214 ecotype Mountain lineage chromosome 5, Tspe_v1, whole genome shotgun sequence:
CTGAAATTGTGCGCGGAAAAGAAGCCTGTGATCGATTTTCAGAGGAACTGATCAAAGAGTTGGGATTCCCCAGTGGTGTCCTTCCAACTGGAGAACTAGAAGAATGTGGGAGGGTGAGAGCCACTGGTTTCGTATGGTGGAAATGCAAGGCCGCCTACGAGCATTTCAATGTGGCAACCAATACCAAGGCAAGTTATGCTGCTGAGACGACGGCGTACGTGGAGAAagggaggatgaagaagatgaccGGCGTGAAGAGTAAGCAGTTGA
This window harbors:
- the LOC122663160 gene encoding uncharacterized protein LOC122663160, with the protein product MASKEDERAGAEIVRGKEACDRFSEELIKELGFPSGVLPTGELEECGRVRATGFVWWKCKAAYEHFNVATNTKASYAAETTAYVEKGRMKKMTGVKSKQLMVWVPIVEMCMDGNKITFKTPMGVGKSFPLTSFMNEEEKKKCLQKN